The following are encoded in a window of Brevibacillus ruminantium genomic DNA:
- a CDS encoding SAF domain-containing protein codes for MSWTYRHRKALIITTIAISVCLLVAAVIYSLKKQSEQEQNQQQMKEHYERQIKELKTIEEQSRRNVWTVARTIPAGGTVTAEDLQSVPMPASLVPSGMITEREAAIGKSAKIELQPGTPLMSSMLYESTPIPKDVRVQEFHVIQLPSNLQKGQYIDVRINFPTGEDYVLLAKKKARELSGTVIWLEMNEKDILQTSSAIIDAYLQGARLYALPYIEPGLQEAAVVNYPANPKVLDLMEHDPNLLEKATTELARQLRLKLDDNLKAMSESDKLRVTSGSVTVQQQLQNERIVTRQGNAMQEAVPSPPPAGATATVDHEPPAAQPLPYPSAPTTTNEDQPEASAEPAPSTPASPSEAPASTDKLKQIFNQ; via the coding sequence ATGTCGTGGACGTATCGGCACCGCAAGGCACTAATTATCACCACGATCGCTATAAGCGTTTGTTTACTCGTGGCTGCGGTCATATATTCTCTGAAAAAGCAATCGGAGCAAGAGCAGAATCAGCAGCAAATGAAGGAACACTACGAAAGGCAGATCAAGGAACTGAAAACGATAGAGGAACAATCGCGCAGGAACGTCTGGACCGTGGCACGAACCATTCCGGCCGGAGGTACCGTCACGGCGGAGGATCTCCAGTCCGTCCCGATGCCCGCGAGTCTGGTGCCATCCGGGATGATTACTGAACGGGAAGCGGCCATCGGCAAAAGCGCCAAAATCGAATTGCAGCCCGGAACACCGCTGATGTCGTCCATGCTGTACGAGAGCACGCCGATCCCGAAGGATGTGCGGGTGCAGGAGTTTCATGTCATTCAGCTTCCCTCCAATCTGCAAAAGGGACAGTACATCGACGTGCGAATCAACTTCCCGACAGGAGAAGATTATGTCCTGTTAGCGAAGAAGAAAGCGCGGGAGTTGTCAGGAACGGTCATCTGGCTCGAAATGAACGAGAAGGATATTTTGCAAACGTCAAGCGCGATTATCGATGCCTACTTGCAAGGCGCACGGCTGTATGCCCTGCCGTATATCGAGCCGGGATTGCAGGAAGCAGCTGTGGTCAATTATCCCGCAAATCCGAAAGTGCTTGATTTGATGGAACATGATCCGAACCTGCTCGAAAAAGCGACAACCGAGCTTGCCCGCCAGCTTCGCCTGAAACTTGATGACAATCTCAAGGCGATGAGCGAGTCGGACAAACTGCGCGTAACGAGCGGCAGCGTGACGGTTCAGCAGCAACTGCAAAACGAGCGGATCGTCACGCGGCAAGGCAATGCCATGCAAGAAGCGGTTCCATCGCCGCCACCGGCAGGCGCAACGGCTACGGTCGATCACGAACCGCCAGCCGCGCAACCGCTGCCTTACCCTTCCGCTCCGACAACGACGAATGAAGATCAACCGGAAGCGTCCGCGGAGCCAGCGCCATCAACGCCAGCATCGCCGTCGGAAGCGCCTGCCAGCACGGATAAATTGAAGCAAATTTTTAATCAGTGA
- a CDS encoding ParB/RepB/Spo0J family partition protein codes for MAAKDDMRASIKLTTVADLFSTEESRADQQREKVMEIPLSEISDFPGHPFKVKADEAMLEMADSVKQYGVLVPGLVRPKTDGGYEMVAGHRRKKASELAGKETMPCIVRELDDDQATIIMVDSNLQRENILPSEKAFAYKMKLEAMKRQAGRPSKDNMSQVGTQKRSDQLLADQTGESRNQIQRYIRLTELTPSILEMVDDKRIAFNPAVELSYLSEEEQQALYETMQSEDCTPSLAQAQRMKKLSQDGRLNVDVIFSILTEEKPNQKEKMTIRRERIDRFFPRDFTEKQKEDLIVQLLESWYKKRQREQER; via the coding sequence TTGGCAGCGAAAGACGACATGCGCGCCAGCATCAAACTGACCACAGTCGCTGATTTATTCTCGACGGAGGAGAGCCGCGCCGACCAGCAGCGGGAAAAGGTGATGGAAATACCATTATCGGAAATCAGCGATTTTCCCGGCCACCCGTTCAAGGTGAAGGCGGATGAAGCGATGCTTGAAATGGCGGACAGCGTGAAGCAATACGGCGTTCTCGTTCCCGGCCTGGTACGTCCGAAGACGGACGGCGGCTACGAAATGGTAGCCGGGCATCGGCGTAAAAAAGCGAGCGAACTGGCGGGCAAGGAAACAATGCCTTGTATCGTCCGCGAACTGGACGACGATCAGGCGACCATCATTATGGTGGACAGCAACCTGCAACGGGAAAATATTTTGCCAAGCGAAAAAGCGTTCGCCTATAAGATGAAGCTGGAAGCAATGAAAAGACAGGCGGGCAGACCGAGCAAAGATAATATGTCCCAAGTTGGGACACAAAAGCGCTCTGATCAATTGTTGGCAGATCAGACAGGCGAAAGTCGCAATCAAATCCAGCGCTATATCCGCCTTACCGAACTGACCCCCTCCATTCTCGAAATGGTGGACGATAAACGAATCGCCTTCAATCCGGCCGTAGAACTTTCATACTTGTCCGAAGAAGAGCAGCAAGCCCTGTACGAAACGATGCAGTCCGAAGACTGCACTCCTTCGCTGGCGCAGGCGCAGCGCATGAAAAAACTGAGTCAGGACGGGCGGCTTAACGTGGATGTCATCTTCTCGATTCTCACAGAGGAGAAGCCGAACCAGAAAGAAAAGATGACCATTCGGCGCGAGCGGATCGACCGTTTCTTTCCGAGGGACTTCACCGAAAAGCAAAAGGAAGACCTGATCGTACAACTGTTGGAAAGCTGGTATAAAAAACGGCAACGGGAACAGGAACGTTAG